TTCATGAAGAAACTTGAAAATGTCGATGAAATCGAAGAGGTTGTCCAGGGATTGGAAGAACTCGGTGACCATGTGCATGAGATGAACGATCAGCTTCGTCTGCATTCGGAGAATCTGGAACAGATGGTCGAGGTCCGTACGGGTGAGTTGATTCTGGAAGCCGAGGAACGACGTTCGGACGTCGGGCTGTTCGTTCAACTTCTCGACGGGCTGAACAGAAGTCATACCCGGCGAGAGATGTGGCAGCATTCTTTACCGCTCATCGTACGACGGTTCAGAGCCAGTCATGGCGGCTTTATCTGCATGCTCGCCTCCCATACGTATTTTACGTGGCCCGAGGGGACTCCCAAGCCGGACCTTCCCTCAAACTGGAAGGAGATCATCACCGAGGTCGAACCGTCTTTTGAACCGGGTAAGGCATATATTCCGGTTTGGGCCAGTGATGCGTCTTCCGAAGGAATTCTTTCCCTGACCTGGGATGAGGGGACCGTCATAACGAGTCAGGATCGTAATGTCCTGCGCGCACTCGGTCAGCAGCTCGGGATAGCCATGGAAAACCTCGCGGCTCTGAATAATCTGCTCAGACAAAAGGATATGCTCCAGGCCATTGTCGAAGGCATCAGCGATCCGCTTTTGCTTATGGACGGTGCATGCGGCGTAGTCTTGGCCAACGAGGCCGCCCGGTCTCTATGCCAGTCCTTTGGCGGGGCCGTGGCAGATACCGCTTGTTCCACGCTGTTCCGGCAGGGTGGTGTGTTTGAGAACTGTCCGCTCAAGTCCTCCTTGGAGCGTGGAGAAACCATGGCTCGTGAAGTGCAAACTACAGATGGCAGGTCATTTTCGATCAGCGTTTTCCCGGTAGCGGAAGGCACGGCCACGGAAGCACATGGTGTCGTGTATGTCCGCGATGTGACGCAGGAAAAACAAATGCTGGCTTCCATGCAGCAGAGTGAAAGATTGGCGACAGTCGGACAATTGGCCGCAGGGCTTGCCCATGAGATCAACAATCCTCTGGGAGTTATCAAGTGTTATGCCGAGTTGTTGCGGGGTGCGGAGTCCCGACAGGAAATATCCTCTGATGCCGAGATAATTATCAAGCACGCTTCTCAGGCTGAAAACGTCTTGCAGGATCTGCTCAATTTTGCTCGGCCCAAGCAGGCGGAAGCCGTGAATCTGGATGTAGGCAGATTGGTGGGTGAGGCTATCAACATCTTTCGCGTTCAAGCAGAAAGCAAAGGAGTGGAGGTCGTGCCGGAGGTCGAGGAGGCCCTGCCTTCAATCGTCACCAATGAGCAGGCGGTTGAACAGATTCTCGCTAACCTGTTCAAGAATGCGCTTGATGCAGTCGAGAAAAAGACCGGCCGTATCATTGTTTCTGCACAGTATTCGCCGGTTTCCGAGACTATTGATATTCGTGTGGCGGACAATGGTCCGGGTATCCCTGAAGGGGACATGCTCAAGTTGTTCGATCCGTTCTTTTCTACCAAGGAAGTGGGGAAGGGGACAGGACTCGGATTGGCTGTGGTGTATGGGCTTGTTCAGGAAATAGGCGGGACCATCGAGTTGGAAAATGACAACGGTGCTGTCTTTGCGGTGCATATCCCGATGAACAGTGATTCGAAACGGAGTCGGTGATGACACATGCCATAGGCATACTCATAGTTGATGATGAAAAGGACTTTGCTACCGGCCTGGCACGGCTGCTGGGCCGACAATATCCTGACGAGCATATCATGGCGGTGCTTTCCGGTCCCGAGGCTGTCGCGGCGCTGGAGAATGATGCTTTCGGCCTGATGCTGACCGACCTGAATATGCCGGGCATGGACGGTGTCGAACTGCTGCGGCGGGCCAGGGGAATGTACCCTGACTTGAGCGTGGTCATGCTGACTGCATACGGCACTGTGGAAACTGCGGTGGATGCACTCAAGATCGGAGCGTATGATTTTCTGACCAAGCCTGTGGAACCAAAAAAACTGTTTCAGGTCGTTGAACGGGGGCTTGAGCGCAGTCGTCTTATCGGAGAAAACGCCCGTCTTCAGGAATTGCTTGCCAAGCAGACTGGTCCCAATGAATTGGTGGGTGACAGCCCGGCCATACGCCGTCTCAAGGATGGTGTGGCGGCTGTTGCCGAGTCTGAATACACTGTTCTTATCCGGGGTGAATCCGGGACAGGTAAGGAACTCGTGGCCCGGACCATCCATCAGTTGAGTGGACGAAACCGTAAACCGTTGCTCACAGTCAACTGCCCGGCTATTCCCGATCAGTTGCTTGAAAGTGAGTTGTTTGGGCATGTCAAAGGGGCGTTTACCGGTGCCGACCGTGATCGAAAGGGGATTTTTGTGTCAGCGGACGGCGGCACATTGCTGCTGGATGAAATCGGTGACATCTCGACGGGCATCCAGACCAAGCTGCTCCGTGCCTTGCAGGAAGGGGAAATCCGTCCTGTCGGTTCCAGCAGAACCGTTCCCGTGGATGTACGAATCCTTGCATCCACCAATCAACCCCTTGAGGATAAGATCAAGGACGGCAGTTTTCGTGAAGACCTGTATTATCGCCTTAACGTCCTGAATCTGAATGTCCCGGCTTTGCGCGATCGCAGTGAGGACATTGCCATCCTTGCGCGACATTTCCTGACCATCTCCTGCGATGAAATGAAGGTCAGACAAAAGACCATGTCACCGGATGCAGTAGCCTACCTGACTACCAAGAACTGGCCCGGAAACGTTCGTGAGTTGCAGAATTTCATTCGTCGTCTGGCAGTTTTTTCGTCCAGTGAAACCCTGGAACTGGTGCATCTTCGTCTCGTGGAAGGCCTTGATGGCTTCCCCGGTGAAGGGGCGCAGGGGCTAAGCCCATACAAGGATGCCAAGGAAAAGGTCGTGGACGACTTCACCCGTACCTATGTGGAAGAACTGCTCTCCGGCACTCGCGGTAATGTTTCCGAGGCTGCTCGCCAGAGCGGACTGTCCAGAGTCGCGCTGCAAAAGATCCTCAAGCGGCTGGCAGTGGATGCCGGATCGTTCAAGTAAGTCTCAATCCATTTTATTCTTTGCGATTGTCGTTTGAGGAATGAATACTGTATGGTCTTCAAAGGTTGACCCTCTGACCGCAATGTGAGAAAGCGAGCGTCCGGTTGTTCGTCATGGCTGACGATTTCCGCAAAGCCGAAAAATATCGAACACGACAAAAAGAATGTCCTATATCAAAAGAATCATCGCAAGCAGTCACGTCCGGCACGGTATCAAGGTCGGTGTGGCGAGCGTGCTGGCGTATGTCATGTCGGGGCTCATGGGAATGCCGTATGCTTACTGGGCCGTCATCACGACTGTTATCGTCATGCAGATTCATGTGGCAGACTCCATTCATATGTGCCTGTATCGGTTCACCGGAACCGCCATCGGTGCGGGTATGGGCATTTTGCTCATCCTCATTTTCCCGGCAACGCATTTCTGGACGCTGGTCGGTATTTTTGTCGGTACCGGAATATGCGCCTATCTGACGCGCTACAATGCGCGTTTTCGCATGGCCGCTATTACCGTGGCTATCGTCTATCTGACCAGTCTTGGCGATGAGCACCGTATTTTGTTTACCATGTCCAGAGTGGCGGAAATCGGTATTGGTGTGGCGTGTGCCTTTCTTGTTTCAGTGGTGCTGTGGCCCCGAAGGGCAGGTGCAGCCCTGCGGGAACGGCTGGAGCACCAATTCGGACAACTGGCTGTTCGGTATACGCTGCTCATGAATAATTTTCTTTCCCAGCAACAGAAGACGGACCCCGATCTTTTCGATGATTTCGCAGGCGAGACCGAGAAGAACAAGGAGATGTTTCACAAAGTGTATTCCGTGGAGCGTCGTTTCTTTCGGGATGACGTTGACCTGCTTTCAACACAGGTCAATGTGTTTCGCTCCGTGCTGGAACGGCTGCAATCCATGCTTACTCTGCTGAATCAGGTGGAAGGAGTAGGGTTTGACATTATTCTTGCCCCGGAACTGACTGAGCTGAAGCGGGCCACCACAAATGCGTTGCGGGCTATCGGAATCGGAAAGCCGCACGACACGAAACGGCTGGAAGAAGCGGTCAACAATATTGAAACCCGGTTCATTGAATTGCGGCGTGAGGGTGTCACCAGCCGCTTTAGCGCGCAGCGACTCTTTCAGGTGCTTGGTTTCATCAGTTCTGCGCAGCGTCTTGGCGACTATGTGGTCAAGGTGCTCAAAGAGCGAGAGGCCGCAGCAAAGAAGGAACAGCCTTCCTGAGTCGCTGGAAACAGAGATTTGTCATGAGAGTATTCGGTTTACGGATACTCTTTTTTTTGGAGGACTGTCTTTGGTGAAGGGAAGATAGAATACCGAAGTGGAGTATCTGGTCGCCGAGCTTCGATCTGCACCCATTATGTCCGTCCGCACACGGCTTTCACCATGCGACGAGCGATGATGGCGAACAGGAGGGTGTTGATTACGCTTCTTTTGTCTGCCGCAGCATGGCGCGGCCTTCGGTTATCAGGTCTTCCAGACCGAATTTTCTGACGCGGTAGCCCATCTGTCGGGCAGTCAGGCCCAACGCCTCAGCTGCTTTGTACTGGAGCCAGTCCGCCCGTTCAAGGGCAGCCACAATTTCATTGCGTTCAAAGTCCTTGAGAGAAGTGATGCATGGCGTGCTATCGTCGGGTTGCATGGTGCCGTGCACCGCAGCCGCCTGTGTCGGAGTGAGGTAGGTCTTGAGACATTCCAGGGTGACGCGTTCGCTGTCCGACAGGATGAAAAGGCGTGTGATAAGGTCTTGCATTTCACGGACATTGCCCGGCCAATCGTATCGAATGAGTGCATCCAGAGCCGAAGGCGTGAGCGACATGGTGCGACCATACTCTCTGACCATGCGACTCAGAAAATGGCTGAGTAAAATGGGGATGTCTTCTTTTCGCTCTCTCAGTGGTGGAATGTGAAGGGGGAAAACGTTGAGCCGATAGAAAAGGTCAAGCCGAAACCGGCCCTGTCCCACTAGATCGTTTAAGTCTCGGTTCGAGGCGGTCAGGATACGGACGTCAACGGTCCGTGTGTGTGGACTGCCCTGGCGCTTTAGTTTCTTTTCCTTAAGGACATCAAGCAGTTTCGCTTGAAGAGACAGGGACAATGCTTCTATTCCGTCCAGAAAGATTGTACCGCCGTGGGCCTCTTCAATTCTGCCCGGGCCGTTTGCATGACCAAAGAGCTTGGACTCCAGATTGTCATCGGGGATTGATGCTAGGTGCACCTTGACGAAGGCGTGGGTGTTGCGCTCGGAAAGTGTGTGAATGGTACGGGCGATACGTGACTTGCCGACACCTGATTCTCCGAGCAGCAAAATAGTCGCCTTGGTGGGAGCAGCGGTTTTTATCTGCCGCAGCACATCATGCATGATTGCACTGTCTCCGACGATGAATGGTCTTTTCGATTTTCTGATCTTTTGCAGTTTCAGTGAGATGTTTTCCCGTCTGAGAATATCCTCATGCTCTTGAATCTTGTCATTGAGGCTGATGATTTGGGCAATGAGTATTGCGACTGTCGCCAGGAAGTCCATATCCTCATTGATGGTGACGCCATCCTCGAATACGCGGTCCACGGCAAGGACTCCGAAGGGGGCGTCATATACCACGATGGGTACCCCGATGGAGGTCGTGGTCTTTCGATGAATCACACTTGCGTCGACGGGGGTCAGGAAAAGCGGTCCATTGCCGGAAGCAGGGATAATATAGGGTTCATCGGACCGAAAGATGCGTTCGGCCATGTGGTCTTCCAGATGAGAGACGCAGTGTTTTTCGGCACCCTGACCATGGCTTGCGGCGATCGACAACTGTCCGGTCTGCGGGTTGCGCAGAGTCGCGATTGCACGCTGGGTGTAGAGCCTTTCGTGCATGATGTGCAGGACTGTTGCCAACGCTGATTCGAGATCAAACGCCTGGTCAATGGCCTGATAAATGTCCCGCAGAGCGGACAGTTTGCGTTCGTGGACTGTTGGAGACATACCTGAGGTAAAGCAAGCATGGTGCCACACCGGCATTACTGTGAAAAGCCATTATCTCAAGGTGGTTATGGAATTGAGTTTTTGTCAAATGATGACAAAAATGTGAATCCCTCCCGCATAAATATACATTGATGCAATCTGGGCCGGTGTTCCCGACCGGGCTTTTGCTCCGGTTATTCTTTCATGCCGCAATGCACTCGTCCGAAATAACGCGGTGCCTGTGACTGGCGTGTCAGTTTGAATGTCTGTCTGATCGCCTTGTCTTTTATGCTCCCTTACCGAAGCTGCATACGGGGTAACGACAGGTCTCGCATCCCTCGCAGAAACCGCCGTGCCCGAGGTTGATGATATCTTCGCGCGTCACGTCTTTGCCCGCCAGAATGCGGGGTATGATCAGGTCGAAAATGCTGGCGCGATAATACATGACACAGCCGGGAAGCCCCACGACCGGGGTGTCGCCGATGCGGGCGAGCATGAACATGGCGCCGGGGAAGGTCGGCGCGCCGTAGGTCACGATGTCGGCTCCGGTCATGCGGATGGCGGTCGGAGTCTGGTCGTCAGGGTCAACGGACATGCCGCCGGTGACCACCACGAAATCGGCACCGTTGGCGATAAAGTCCAGAATGGCGTTCCTGGTCATTTCAGGGTCGTCGGACACGAGCTTCTGCCCGATGGTGGTGGAGCCGTATCCCTTGAATTTATTGCGGACTACCGGGCCGAACTTGTCCTTGATGCGACCATTGTATACTTCGCTGCCTGTAGTGACGATACCCACGCGGCACGGCTTGAGCGGGCGAACCTGAATGAGCGGTTCGTTTTCACGGAGCACGGCTTCGGCTTCAGAGACGATTTCTTCGGGAACCACCAGCGGGATGACGCGGGTTCCTGCCATGGCGCGACCTTTTTGTACGAGCTGGTTGGTGTGGATAGTCCCGAAAATGACATCCTTGACCGAGTTCAGTTTGAAAAGGGTGTCGGTGTTGATGTCGAGCAGGCCTTCATGGGTGGCGCGCAGGGTGATCTTGCCCTCCACCGGGGTGCTCAGTTCGATGCCGGGACCAGCGGCGGCTTGTGCGATACGTCGGGCCGCGTCATCTTCATGGACGTATCCGTCCTGAGGATCGAAAACGTAGAGATGTTCCTTGCCGATATCCAGCAGTGTCGGGATATCAGCTTCAGTGACGACATGTCCGCGACGGAACGCAGGGCCTTTTTCTCCGCCGGGTACGATGCGGGTAATATCCTGACACAGGACCGTGCCGACGGCGTTTTCAACGTGCATGGTTTTCATGATAACCTCGGTATGATACGAATGATGGATTATATGTCGCGGGGCGAACAGACGGCGGAGTCGTACTCCACCCATCCGGTCTGCCTATATTCTTTGAGGAACGAGGCGACGCCGATGCAGACCACCCCAAGAACAGGCAAACCGACCACGATTGAAGCCGTTTGCAGGACGGACAACGGGCCGTCGATGAGCATGATGCCTGTGGGCACGAGGCCGAGGGACATGGCCCAGAACAGCCTGTTCCAGCGGGCTGGTTCTTCGTCCGGAGTGAGTTTGCGTGTTGTTGTGGCTGCCAGAGCAAAGGAAACCGCGTCAAAGGTCGTTGCCATGGAGATGGCCGTGACCCCGGCGAAGACGATTTTATACAGGGACGCCATGGGGATGAAATCCGCAATGGCCATGATGGCGGTAGCTCCTTTGACGGTCTTGACCATATCTACCACGTCGAGCTGGCCGGTGAGCTGGAGATAAAGACCGAAGTTGCCGAATACCAGATAGAAGCAGCCGCATCCCAGCGAGGCGATGAGAACCGGCCCGAGTACGACTTCACGGACTGTGCGGCCTCGGGAAATCTTGGCGATGAACAGGGACATGAACGGGGCATAGGCCACAAACCATGCGTAGTAGAAAACAGTCCAGTCCTTGGTGAACCCCGTGGAGTTCATGGGGTCCATCCACGTGGCCATGGTGATGAGTTCGGAATACATCAGTCCGATGGAAGTGATCGCCATGTCTGTCAGAAAGACTGTGGGGCCGACGATGAATACGAACAGTAGTAAGGCCATGGCGATCATGACATTGAAGTCGGAGAGTTTGCTCAACCCTTTTTTGAGGCCAAGGCTGGCTGATATGCAGAAAATGGTTGTGACAAAAATCAGGGTCCCGAATTCCAGCCAGAAGGCGTGTTCAAGGCCGGAGACGGAAGCAATTGCAGCGGCCACGATGGGGATTCCCAGTCCAAGTGCGGTGGCTGAACCGGCGACCAGGCCGGTCATGAACAGAATGTCGATGACTTTACCCGGCCAGCCATTGACCCTGTCGCCGAGCAGCCCGGTACAGGCCTGGGAAATATTCAGGATGGGAACGCGTTTGACATAATAGCTGTAGCCGATGGGTACGGCCAATACTGCATAGATGGACCAGCAGATCGGTCCCCAATGGAACATGCCGTAAGCGCAACCCCATTCAGCGGCTCTGAGTGAGCCAGCTGGCTCACCGTGCATAGGGTAGGCGGCGTAATAAGCCCAGTCGATG
The genomic region above belongs to uncultured Pseudodesulfovibrio sp. and contains:
- a CDS encoding DUF3365 domain-containing protein, translated to MGDFGPKNLQAKFLLGLGTIVILLGLFFASSLYFHLSSLLETQVKDKADLVLNQVSSVQGYVREILRPKMYKTLPEGEFVIEAMSSSYISRAVMDRLNLRHSEYYYRRVAENARNPLFEINADEQELLTYFRENPGSDYWEGYRKIDSKDFFVKARPVEFKKSCMTCHGVPEDSPPVLLERYGTERGFGHTLGDIAGLVVVGVPIDGAIMKIREATIGYAVLYGGGMLLFFALIQVFFNRLIMTNLHRLTDKFRKLFREDEELGFMKKLENVDEIEEVVQGLEELGDHVHEMNDQLRLHSENLEQMVEVRTGELILEAEERRSDVGLFVQLLDGLNRSHTRREMWQHSLPLIVRRFRASHGGFICMLASHTYFTWPEGTPKPDLPSNWKEIITEVEPSFEPGKAYIPVWASDASSEGILSLTWDEGTVITSQDRNVLRALGQQLGIAMENLAALNNLLRQKDMLQAIVEGISDPLLLMDGACGVVLANEAARSLCQSFGGAVADTACSTLFRQGGVFENCPLKSSLERGETMAREVQTTDGRSFSISVFPVAEGTATEAHGVVYVRDVTQEKQMLASMQQSERLATVGQLAAGLAHEINNPLGVIKCYAELLRGAESRQEISSDAEIIIKHASQAENVLQDLLNFARPKQAEAVNLDVGRLVGEAINIFRVQAESKGVEVVPEVEEALPSIVTNEQAVEQILANLFKNALDAVEKKTGRIIVSAQYSPVSETIDIRVADNGPGIPEGDMLKLFDPFFSTKEVGKGTGLGLAVVYGLVQEIGGTIELENDNGAVFAVHIPMNSDSKRSR
- a CDS encoding sigma-54 dependent transcriptional regulator, translating into MTHAIGILIVDDEKDFATGLARLLGRQYPDEHIMAVLSGPEAVAALENDAFGLMLTDLNMPGMDGVELLRRARGMYPDLSVVMLTAYGTVETAVDALKIGAYDFLTKPVEPKKLFQVVERGLERSRLIGENARLQELLAKQTGPNELVGDSPAIRRLKDGVAAVAESEYTVLIRGESGTGKELVARTIHQLSGRNRKPLLTVNCPAIPDQLLESELFGHVKGAFTGADRDRKGIFVSADGGTLLLDEIGDISTGIQTKLLRALQEGEIRPVGSSRTVPVDVRILASTNQPLEDKIKDGSFREDLYYRLNVLNLNVPALRDRSEDIAILARHFLTISCDEMKVRQKTMSPDAVAYLTTKNWPGNVRELQNFIRRLAVFSSSETLELVHLRLVEGLDGFPGEGAQGLSPYKDAKEKVVDDFTRTYVEELLSGTRGNVSEAARQSGLSRVALQKILKRLAVDAGSFK
- a CDS encoding FUSC family protein produces the protein MSYIKRIIASSHVRHGIKVGVASVLAYVMSGLMGMPYAYWAVITTVIVMQIHVADSIHMCLYRFTGTAIGAGMGILLILIFPATHFWTLVGIFVGTGICAYLTRYNARFRMAAITVAIVYLTSLGDEHRILFTMSRVAEIGIGVACAFLVSVVLWPRRAGAALRERLEHQFGQLAVRYTLLMNNFLSQQQKTDPDLFDDFAGETEKNKEMFHKVYSVERRFFRDDVDLLSTQVNVFRSVLERLQSMLTLLNQVEGVGFDIILAPELTELKRATTNALRAIGIGKPHDTKRLEEAVNNIETRFIELRREGVTSRFSAQRLFQVLGFISSAQRLGDYVVKVLKEREAAAKKEQPS
- a CDS encoding sigma 54-interacting transcriptional regulator, with translation MSPTVHERKLSALRDIYQAIDQAFDLESALATVLHIMHERLYTQRAIATLRNPQTGQLSIAASHGQGAEKHCVSHLEDHMAERIFRSDEPYIIPASGNGPLFLTPVDASVIHRKTTTSIGVPIVVYDAPFGVLAVDRVFEDGVTINEDMDFLATVAILIAQIISLNDKIQEHEDILRRENISLKLQKIRKSKRPFIVGDSAIMHDVLRQIKTAAPTKATILLLGESGVGKSRIARTIHTLSERNTHAFVKVHLASIPDDNLESKLFGHANGPGRIEEAHGGTIFLDGIEALSLSLQAKLLDVLKEKKLKRQGSPHTRTVDVRILTASNRDLNDLVGQGRFRLDLFYRLNVFPLHIPPLRERKEDIPILLSHFLSRMVREYGRTMSLTPSALDALIRYDWPGNVREMQDLITRLFILSDSERVTLECLKTYLTPTQAAAVHGTMQPDDSTPCITSLKDFERNEIVAALERADWLQYKAAEALGLTARQMGYRVRKFGLEDLITEGRAMLRQTKEA
- a CDS encoding molybdopterin-binding protein — translated: MKTMHVENAVGTVLCQDITRIVPGGEKGPAFRRGHVVTEADIPTLLDIGKEHLYVFDPQDGYVHEDDAARRIAQAAAGPGIELSTPVEGKITLRATHEGLLDINTDTLFKLNSVKDVIFGTIHTNQLVQKGRAMAGTRVIPLVVPEEIVSEAEAVLRENEPLIQVRPLKPCRVGIVTTGSEVYNGRIKDKFGPVVRNKFKGYGSTTIGQKLVSDDPEMTRNAILDFIANGADFVVVTGGMSVDPDDQTPTAIRMTGADIVTYGAPTFPGAMFMLARIGDTPVVGLPGCVMYYRASIFDLIIPRILAGKDVTREDIINLGHGGFCEGCETCRYPVCSFGKGA
- a CDS encoding BCCT family transporter → MSTQENPRTPLPMCPPDKGGVCTICFFGALSIILAACIPLLMFPEAGERVINTMFTFVTVKMGWLYMLFGAGTFILLMWFAFGPFSHKRLGDKVEYSTFSWIGMLFCAGVGAGIMFGGSIDWAYYAAYPMHGEPAGSLRAAEWGCAYGMFHWGPICWSIYAVLAVPIGYSYYVKRVPILNISQACTGLLGDRVNGWPGKVIDILFMTGLVAGSATALGLGIPIVAAAIASVSGLEHAFWLEFGTLIFVTTIFCISASLGLKKGLSKLSDFNVMIAMALLLFVFIVGPTVFLTDMAITSIGLMYSELITMATWMDPMNSTGFTKDWTVFYYAWFVAYAPFMSLFIAKISRGRTVREVVLGPVLIASLGCGCFYLVFGNFGLYLQLTGQLDVVDMVKTVKGATAIMAIADFIPMASLYKIVFAGVTAISMATTFDAVSFALAATTTRKLTPDEEPARWNRLFWAMSLGLVPTGIMLIDGPLSVLQTASIVVGLPVLGVVCIGVASFLKEYRQTGWVEYDSAVCSPRDI